In the Paenibacillus sp. FSL H7-0357 genome, one interval contains:
- a CDS encoding helix-turn-helix transcriptional regulator: MYFVDKKYTEHAQFLSAGTFITNQPWIHTERVIDSYEIISPIESTLYIECNNIPYAIESGEILVIPPHTRHKGIKYCEGRMKFHWLHFSSVNLSIHTETEVIQELNVNNADDMIILPVHTNKIDSRRFHVMFNQLLDLYQEKKRNNYLNAYLSCLLHELTSEILSVLTRKNVNGNRLQPIQDWIRIHAFDDVTIDKIADHFKYNKSYLSRIYKENTGIGISEQIITFRLKHAKKLLTETDLSIVQIASEVGYEDSKYFMRLFKKYESITPTQYRKTFFNKHYNKK; encoded by the coding sequence ATGTATTTTGTTGATAAGAAATACACGGAGCATGCACAATTTTTGTCCGCAGGCACTTTCATCACCAATCAGCCCTGGATTCACACCGAACGGGTCATTGACAGTTATGAAATCATCAGTCCCATCGAGTCTACGCTTTACATCGAGTGCAACAATATTCCCTACGCCATAGAATCGGGTGAGATCTTGGTCATTCCGCCGCATACTCGGCACAAGGGAATCAAATATTGTGAGGGTCGGATGAAATTCCACTGGCTTCATTTTTCATCGGTAAATCTGAGTATCCATACGGAGACAGAGGTTATTCAGGAGCTCAATGTTAACAATGCCGATGACATGATTATCTTGCCCGTGCACACCAACAAAATCGACTCCAGGCGATTTCATGTCATGTTCAATCAACTGCTGGATTTATATCAGGAAAAGAAGCGGAATAATTACCTGAATGCTTATTTAAGCTGCCTTTTGCATGAATTGACCTCCGAAATCTTGAGTGTGCTGACCCGGAAAAATGTTAACGGCAACCGCCTGCAGCCGATCCAGGACTGGATTCGGATACATGCTTTTGATGACGTTACGATTGATAAAATTGCTGATCATTTCAAATACAACAAAAGCTATCTGTCGAGAATTTACAAAGAGAATACCGGGATCGGAATCTCCGAGCAAATCATTACCTTTCGATTGAAGCATGCCAAAAAGTTGCTAACGGAAACAGATTTGAGCATTGTGCAAATTGCCTCGGAGGTGGGTTACGAGGATTCAAAATATTTCATGCGTTTGTTCAAAAAATATGAGAGCATCACTCCCACCCAATACAGGAAAACATTTTTTAACAAGCATTACAATAAAAAATGA
- a CDS encoding DUF4153 domain-containing protein, giving the protein MEDENAVTAMRPLYALIAAFLLADVHQYLFYGQMAGVSVPIFVCLLYIFVLYVAKDRLRKNTWFSYVWLGAIFLLSLTYALFANWFFFGLNFLVIPALIFLHMTYMLSYRLPSWSRLALIGAAAEHFFAQSLRHWPTVFKIIQKAGGRNLQGERKQVLVKVLIGLLISCPLLLIVISLLSSADGVFHEILADVPALLERISFSDGLARILWIILLGMGLFGFAQGFADPKHYDWSVPPLDGEPVREPFTISIDPVIITTILVSINTVYVLFVSVQFSYFFGAWDGVLPEGSTYADYARSGFFELILVTAINFAILLLSLLSVGEVKKTLKKIINVLLYTLVLCSMVMLYSAYSRLALYEEAYGYTYIRFLVHAFMIFLGLLLVIAAVRISRVNFPLAKCYIVLGLLAYVLMNYIGMDGIIAGRNMERYEASGKLDAAYLSGLSWDAVPKLIEFSKKEDGLLDQNLRDKWQSNTIAEQEWPSFNVSKYRAKQALEQYFAE; this is encoded by the coding sequence ATGGAGGATGAAAATGCGGTTACAGCAATGCGGCCGCTTTACGCATTAATTGCTGCATTTCTGCTGGCTGACGTGCATCAGTATCTGTTCTACGGCCAGATGGCAGGCGTTTCTGTACCGATTTTTGTATGCCTGCTCTATATCTTTGTGCTCTATGTTGCCAAGGATAGGTTGCGTAAGAACACTTGGTTCAGTTATGTTTGGCTGGGAGCCATATTTCTGCTCTCCTTGACGTATGCACTGTTTGCAAACTGGTTTTTCTTCGGGCTGAATTTCCTGGTGATTCCGGCGCTGATTTTCTTACATATGACCTATATGCTGAGCTATCGCCTTCCGTCCTGGAGCCGGTTAGCACTGATTGGGGCTGCGGCGGAGCACTTTTTTGCCCAGAGCCTGCGGCATTGGCCTACGGTGTTTAAGATTATCCAAAAAGCAGGAGGCAGGAATCTGCAAGGGGAGCGCAAGCAGGTGCTGGTCAAAGTGCTGATTGGACTGCTCATCTCCTGCCCGCTGCTGCTGATTGTAATCTCACTGCTCTCTTCAGCCGACGGTGTATTTCATGAGATACTGGCGGACGTCCCGGCGCTGCTGGAGCGGATCTCATTCAGTGACGGCTTAGCCCGCATCTTATGGATCATCCTGCTCGGAATGGGACTGTTCGGTTTTGCCCAAGGGTTCGCTGATCCTAAACACTATGACTGGAGCGTGCCGCCGCTGGACGGCGAGCCGGTCCGTGAACCCTTCACCATTTCCATTGATCCGGTAATTATCACCACAATCCTTGTGTCGATCAATACCGTGTATGTGTTATTTGTCAGCGTGCAGTTTTCATATTTTTTTGGTGCATGGGATGGAGTTTTGCCGGAAGGCAGCACGTATGCTGACTATGCCCGGAGCGGATTTTTCGAGCTGATTCTGGTTACAGCCATCAACTTTGCGATTCTGCTCTTGTCGCTGCTGTCCGTAGGGGAAGTGAAGAAAACGCTGAAAAAGATCATTAACGTCCTGCTCTATACCTTGGTCCTGTGCTCCATGGTTATGTTGTATTCTGCCTACTCCCGTCTGGCGCTGTATGAGGAAGCCTACGGCTATACCTATATCCGCTTTCTCGTGCACGCCTTTATGATCTTTCTTGGTTTGCTGCTGGTCATTGCGGCGGTGCGGATTAGCCGGGTTAACTTCCCGCTGGCCAAATGTTATATTGTGCTTGGTCTGCTTGCGTACGTGCTGATGAATTATATTGGGATGGACGGGATCATTGCCGGCAGAAATATGGAACGGTATGAAGCCAGCGGCAAGCTGGATGCTGCCTATTTGAGCGGACTATCCTGGGATGCGGTCCCGAAGCTGATTGAATTCAGCAAGAAAGAGGATGGGCTGCTGGATCAGAACCTGCGTGACAAGTGGCAGAGCAACACAATTGCTGAACAAGAATGGCCATCCTTCAATGTTTCCAAATACCGGGCGAAGCAGGCCCTGGAGCAATATTTCGCGGAATAG
- a CDS encoding M24 family metallopeptidase produces the protein MRRIEKLLSTMEEENLPALYISNPKNVRYLCGFTGEDSALLLTQQEVFFLTDGRYVEQAAEELPGLLQRVCWRKSLMDEAAEIINKLDFPRVGFEGAHLSYSDGEQFKSLVKADTRAVTGWVEKFREVKDEEELRSTLEAVRIADKTFMHILNYIRPGVTELDVATEMEYFMKRNGSEKTAFPTIVASGIRSSYPHGEASHKEIERGDMVILDFGATYEGYVSDITRTIAVGQPDSRLDDSYYLVLEAQKAGLRAIRSGMKSKELDSIIRAPFIREGMNAHFTHGAGHSIGLDIHEAPYISSRSEHKFAEHTIMTIEPGLYFQGVGGVRIEDDILVKSEESCTLSKSPKSDLLVLPFY, from the coding sequence GTGAGACGAATTGAAAAGCTGTTGAGCACAATGGAGGAGGAAAACCTTCCGGCCTTATACATCAGCAATCCCAAAAATGTCCGTTATCTGTGTGGTTTTACTGGTGAAGATTCCGCTTTGCTGTTAACCCAACAGGAAGTTTTCTTCCTCACTGACGGCCGTTATGTGGAGCAAGCCGCCGAGGAATTGCCCGGCCTGCTCCAGCGTGTATGCTGGCGCAAGTCTTTAATGGATGAAGCAGCGGAAATCATCAACAAGCTAGATTTTCCGCGGGTCGGCTTTGAAGGTGCGCATTTGAGCTACAGCGATGGAGAACAGTTCAAATCCTTGGTCAAAGCGGACACGCGGGCTGTAACAGGCTGGGTGGAGAAATTCCGCGAGGTCAAGGATGAAGAAGAGCTTCGGAGTACCCTTGAAGCTGTACGTATAGCTGACAAGACCTTCATGCATATTCTCAACTACATTCGTCCGGGAGTCACCGAGCTCGATGTGGCGACAGAAATGGAATACTTCATGAAGCGGAACGGCTCGGAGAAGACGGCCTTCCCCACCATCGTGGCATCCGGTATCCGCTCCTCCTATCCCCACGGTGAGGCCAGCCATAAAGAAATCGAGCGGGGCGACATGGTGATCTTAGATTTTGGAGCAACTTACGAGGGTTACGTTTCCGACATCACCCGAACCATTGCCGTTGGTCAGCCGGATTCACGACTTGACGATAGCTATTATCTGGTGCTGGAAGCACAAAAAGCAGGACTTCGCGCAATCCGTTCCGGAATGAAAAGCAAGGAGCTGGATTCGATCATCCGGGCTCCCTTTATCCGTGAAGGAATGAATGCCCATTTCACTCATGGCGCCGGTCACAGCATCGGATTGGACATTCATGAAGCCCCTTATATCAGCTCCCGGTCGGAGCATAAGTTTGCAGAGCATACCATTATGACGATCGAGCCGGGATTATATTTTCAGGGGGTTGGCGGAGTGCGTATCGAAGATGATATCCTTGTCAAATCAGAGGAAAGCTGTACATTAAGTAAATCACCGAAAAGCGATTTGCTTGTACTACCGTTTTATTGA
- a CDS encoding histidine phosphatase family protein: MKFGLVRHFKVEPPPLQGWVNGRQFNEWVRLYDAADIRTGEWNQPAELWDHCLCSDLPRAVDTARSIYSGSITFTEQLREIEVAAVSVSGPRLPVPWWLALGRLSWIFGHRSQPESRRTTSQRVKAAVDLLESVPQRSGVLIVTHGAFMKQLERELRRRSYQGKRMGHPRNGQLYTYEKIEN; encoded by the coding sequence GTGAAATTCGGATTGGTCAGACATTTCAAAGTAGAGCCTCCGCCGCTGCAGGGCTGGGTGAACGGCCGTCAGTTCAATGAATGGGTGAGATTGTATGATGCAGCGGATATCCGGACCGGGGAGTGGAATCAGCCTGCAGAACTGTGGGATCATTGCCTGTGCAGTGATCTGCCCAGAGCGGTGGACACGGCCCGCAGCATCTACTCAGGCAGCATTACATTCACGGAGCAGCTGCGAGAAATTGAAGTGGCTGCGGTTAGCGTATCGGGTCCCAGGCTGCCGGTGCCCTGGTGGCTGGCTCTCGGACGTCTGTCCTGGATATTCGGTCACCGCTCCCAGCCAGAGAGCAGGCGGACAACCAGTCAGCGCGTGAAAGCGGCTGTCGATCTCCTGGAATCAGTACCGCAGCGCTCTGGTGTGCTGATCGTCACACATGGCGCTTTTATGAAGCAGCTGGAGCGGGAACTGCGGCGCAGATCCTATCAAGGGAAGCGGATGGGACATCCGCGAAATGGGCAGCTTTATACATATGAGAAGATAGAAAATTAA
- a CDS encoding GNAT family N-acetyltransferase — translation MVTIKEIEADALEALNELYSELIGHRTDQVKLAEAFNRIKADSRYILLGAYVDGELFGSLMGIECQDLVGDCRPFMVIENVVVSSRARRQGLGKKLMTAIEQAAHERNCYYIILVSGEQRKEAHVFYESMGYRDEKVEGYRKHLSSH, via the coding sequence ATGGTCACCATTAAGGAAATTGAAGCGGATGCTCTTGAGGCATTAAATGAGCTGTACAGTGAATTGATAGGCCATCGAACGGATCAAGTGAAGCTGGCAGAAGCTTTTAACAGGATAAAGGCAGATAGCCGGTACATCTTGCTCGGCGCATACGTGGACGGGGAGCTGTTCGGCTCCTTGATGGGGATCGAATGCCAGGATCTCGTCGGAGACTGCCGGCCGTTTATGGTGATCGAGAATGTAGTTGTATCCTCCCGCGCCAGACGCCAGGGTCTCGGCAAAAAGCTTATGACTGCCATTGAGCAAGCCGCCCACGAGAGAAACTGCTATTACATTATCCTCGTTTCCGGTGAGCAGCGTAAGGAAGCGCATGTCTTCTATGAGTCTATGGGCTACCGGGATGAAAAGGTAGAAGGGTACCGCAAGCATCTAAGCTCACATTAA
- a CDS encoding WapI family immunity protein, whose amino-acid sequence MGTIAALINSEVNLKLEVKFNKRGQVIIEGYFKEFAHEGNELIFEIESDQSFFVETLDGLKQFVNHYGDMKGICPK is encoded by the coding sequence GTGGGAACTATTGCAGCATTGATAAATTCTGAAGTGAACCTAAAGCTAGAAGTTAAGTTTAACAAGCGAGGGCAGGTCATCATTGAAGGTTACTTCAAGGAGTTTGCACACGAGGGCAATGAGTTAATATTTGAAATCGAAAGCGATCAAAGCTTTTTTGTGGAGACGCTCGACGGATTGAAACAATTCGTTAACCACTATGGGGATATGAAAGGAATATGTCCTAAGTAG
- a CDS encoding beta-L-arabinofuranosidase domain-containing protein, which produces MSVKSSDQKTVQQDIEALHLGNLKTVEFDVVLPTEGKHGSTITWSSKDDRWIDGSGKVHQPEYGKGDRIVPLTATFQYGEARMVKVFEVNILEEKNKTQVGKIFPIHIQQQVNTRFCLPSVVSIQTVTGDVIGHQVNWLGGAERLYAEIGEEKAAGHLTDTLYEVTATVIVKETIEKKSVRQALLHAFPPKKVSLLGPSRFKTAQDRRLAFLLKVDDDQMLYNFRKAAGIDTLGADEMIGWDSPDSLLKGHTTGHYLSALALCYASTGNGQIYGKLTYLIEELDKVQLAFDADDRYQFGFISAYSEEQFDLLQKYVRYPAIWAPYYTLHKIFAGLLDSYHKAGIQLALTIADKLGDWVYNRLSALSHEQLIKMWSMYIAGEFGGINESLAELYTYTDKENHIKAAKLFDNDRLFFPMEQKVDALGALHANQHIPQVVGAIKIFEATQEKKYYDIAQFFWQSVVNSHIYSIGGTGEGEMFKQPNKIGAHLTEHTAETCASYNMLKLTKHLYAYENDVSYMDYYERTMLNHILATTDHECLGASTYFMPTSPGGQKGYDEENSCCHGTGLEAHFKYTEAVYFEDADALYVNLFVSSELVDADNGLHVVQMVPEIFTGEITLSILALKKTRLKIRKPYWHQGDVKIELNGEQVAFTEKNSYVTLTCDWCKQDKVTIRFLPELRLEFTPDKNDTASLAFGPFILAAVSTRKDFYELPLHQGNVQEKMERITGTNRFVFKETQLEFAPLAELNHEQYHLYFKTI; this is translated from the coding sequence ATGTCGGTTAAATCCAGTGATCAAAAAACGGTCCAACAAGACATAGAGGCCTTGCATCTGGGGAATTTGAAAACTGTAGAGTTTGATGTTGTTTTGCCGACCGAGGGCAAGCATGGCTCCACCATTACCTGGTCCTCAAAAGATGACCGTTGGATTGACGGCTCTGGGAAAGTGCATCAGCCTGAATATGGAAAAGGGGACCGGATCGTTCCGCTAACCGCAACTTTCCAGTACGGGGAGGCAAGGATGGTTAAGGTTTTTGAGGTGAACATTCTGGAGGAAAAAAACAAAACCCAGGTTGGAAAAATCTTTCCCATACACATTCAGCAACAAGTGAATACAAGATTTTGCCTGCCCTCTGTTGTGTCTATTCAAACTGTAACCGGCGATGTCATTGGCCATCAGGTCAATTGGCTTGGGGGAGCAGAAAGACTTTATGCTGAGATCGGGGAGGAAAAAGCGGCTGGCCATCTGACGGACACGCTTTACGAGGTAACAGCGACTGTCATCGTTAAGGAGACCATCGAGAAGAAGAGTGTCAGACAAGCCTTGCTGCATGCCTTTCCGCCGAAGAAGGTCAGCCTGCTTGGGCCATCTAGATTCAAAACTGCGCAGGATCGGAGACTGGCCTTTCTGTTGAAGGTTGACGATGATCAGATGCTGTACAATTTCAGGAAGGCGGCTGGGATCGATACCCTTGGGGCCGATGAGATGATCGGCTGGGATTCACCCGACAGCTTGCTGAAGGGACACACGACTGGACACTATCTGTCGGCACTTGCTCTGTGCTATGCTTCAACGGGCAACGGGCAGATTTACGGTAAATTGACTTACCTGATTGAAGAATTAGATAAAGTTCAACTTGCCTTTGATGCAGATGACAGATACCAGTTCGGCTTTATTAGCGCGTATTCGGAGGAGCAATTTGATCTGCTGCAAAAATATGTGCGCTATCCGGCAATCTGGGCACCTTATTACACCCTGCACAAGATTTTTGCCGGCTTGCTGGACAGCTATCATAAAGCCGGGATTCAACTGGCGCTGACCATTGCCGACAAGCTCGGCGACTGGGTGTACAACCGCTTGAGTGCACTGTCGCATGAACAATTAATCAAAATGTGGAGCATGTACATTGCGGGTGAGTTTGGGGGGATCAACGAGTCACTGGCTGAGCTCTATACGTATACTGACAAAGAAAATCATATTAAAGCGGCCAAGCTGTTTGATAATGATCGCTTGTTCTTCCCGATGGAGCAAAAAGTAGATGCCCTGGGAGCCTTGCATGCCAATCAGCATATTCCCCAGGTAGTTGGAGCAATCAAGATATTTGAGGCAACGCAAGAAAAAAAGTATTATGATATCGCCCAGTTCTTCTGGCAGTCGGTTGTAAACTCCCATATTTACTCGATCGGCGGAACCGGTGAGGGTGAGATGTTCAAGCAGCCTAACAAGATCGGCGCCCATCTGACGGAGCATACCGCCGAAACATGTGCGTCCTATAACATGTTAAAGCTCACCAAACACCTATATGCATATGAAAATGATGTGTCTTATATGGATTATTACGAAAGAACCATGTTGAATCATATTCTTGCGACAACCGACCATGAATGTCTGGGAGCAAGCACCTACTTTATGCCCACCAGCCCCGGCGGGCAAAAGGGCTATGACGAGGAGAACTCCTGCTGTCACGGTACAGGTTTGGAGGCCCATTTTAAATATACGGAAGCGGTTTACTTCGAGGATGCGGACGCTTTATATGTTAATCTCTTTGTCTCATCTGAGCTGGTGGATGCGGACAATGGACTGCATGTGGTGCAAATGGTTCCTGAAATCTTTACGGGAGAGATCACGCTGTCCATCCTGGCCTTGAAGAAAACCCGTTTAAAGATCCGCAAGCCTTACTGGCATCAAGGAGATGTCAAGATTGAACTCAATGGTGAGCAGGTTGCTTTTACCGAAAAGAACAGTTATGTCACCTTAACCTGTGACTGGTGCAAGCAAGATAAGGTAACCATTCGGTTTTTGCCGGAGCTGCGGTTGGAATTCACTCCCGATAAGAACGACACTGCCTCCCTCGCCTTTGGTCCCTTTATTCTGGCGGCTGTATCCACCCGCAAAGACTTTTATGAGTTGCCCCTACACCAAGGAAATGTACAGGAGAAGATGGAACGAATCACTGGTACCAACCGGTTCGTCTTCAAGGAGACGCAGCTTGAATTTGCCCCTTTGGCAGAATTAAACCATGAGCAGTATCATTTGTATTTCAAAACCATTTGA
- a CDS encoding DUF2651 family protein, with amino-acid sequence MNPLLLVFVICPIIVIVTSIVGFMLIRRWFVMPLLTFIVFTALTFTVFNESFFIWAIVYAILSVIVGLMMKSANK; translated from the coding sequence GTGAATCCGTTGCTTTTGGTTTTTGTAATCTGTCCTATAATCGTTATAGTCACTTCAATTGTTGGTTTTATGTTGATTAGAAGATGGTTCGTAATGCCGTTATTAACTTTTATTGTTTTCACAGCACTAACTTTTACCGTCTTCAATGAGTCCTTTTTCATTTGGGCGATAGTTTATGCAATATTATCAGTCATCGTAGGTTTAATGATGAAGTCAGCAAATAAGTGA
- a CDS encoding ABC transporter substrate-binding protein, which produces MKLHSQFLKLHSHHGGAAEIMVTLDELALTLGCTHRNALHVINKMSEQGWIVWTPSRGRGRRSSLKFLTDSESIALQSMKQAISSRDIRSAMEGIRGHARSSSLQDSLQGWLMSYFGHHSEIRSDKRIDSLRLPVNQQLHTFDPLYMNLLAESFVSSHVFDGLVGRGGERDDILPGLAHAWDVDVSRTSWTFHLRKDVFFHHGKVLAAEDVVYSFERMMTSSHRMLYNSIFKEIQEVKALNATTVRFLLKKPNELFLPFLCTSRAAVVPRDLENQGESSFGRRPAGTGPFKVAEMHEDSCVLEVFPYYFQGRAHLDRVEILYVPWGISNSSPETSSGFHIVTNPSVSDPSAWSRIHSESSVRKFVTFNTKKKGPLSDPLLRADIVSCLNADVETHGPQQPEPHPAALQIATIPQYSGDAESIAARLKRQGYACTVLTVSPEEFKGPVRLQADLIVFSLLRDQDEQLRLFDLYLTLAQHIEPRTRADIEGRLSLISREPHFQARAEGFKIIEDSLIHDHQLHILYEKPTETAYLPSVRGVTFNSQGWVDLRHLWFPPEL; this is translated from the coding sequence ATGAAACTGCACAGCCAATTTCTGAAGCTGCACTCCCATCATGGGGGGGCGGCGGAAATCATGGTCACCCTTGATGAACTGGCTTTAACTCTGGGCTGCACCCACCGCAATGCATTGCATGTTATCAATAAAATGTCGGAGCAGGGCTGGATCGTCTGGACACCCAGCCGGGGGCGGGGCCGCCGGTCCTCCCTGAAATTTCTAACGGATTCCGAGTCTATCGCCCTGCAATCCATGAAGCAGGCGATCAGCAGCAGAGATATCCGCAGCGCCATGGAGGGCATCCGCGGACATGCCCGTTCCTCCTCGCTGCAGGATTCCCTGCAGGGCTGGCTGATGTCCTACTTCGGCCATCACTCCGAGATCCGCAGCGACAAACGGATTGACAGCTTACGGCTGCCGGTCAACCAGCAGCTCCATACCTTTGATCCGCTGTACATGAATTTATTGGCGGAGTCCTTCGTGTCCAGCCATGTGTTCGACGGGCTGGTAGGACGCGGCGGTGAACGGGACGACATCCTTCCCGGGCTCGCCCATGCCTGGGATGTAGATGTCAGCCGCACCAGCTGGACGTTCCATCTGCGTAAGGATGTCTTCTTCCATCATGGCAAGGTACTGGCTGCCGAAGATGTGGTCTATTCCTTCGAACGGATGATGACTTCGTCGCACCGGATGCTGTACAACTCTATTTTCAAAGAGATTCAGGAAGTGAAAGCCCTGAACGCTACCACAGTGCGATTTCTGCTCAAGAAACCCAATGAGCTCTTCCTGCCTTTCCTGTGCACGAGCCGGGCAGCTGTCGTTCCAAGGGATCTGGAAAACCAGGGTGAGAGCAGCTTCGGGCGCAGACCGGCAGGCACCGGACCGTTCAAGGTAGCGGAGATGCATGAGGATTCCTGCGTACTGGAGGTATTCCCGTATTATTTTCAGGGCCGCGCCCATCTGGACCGGGTGGAAATTCTCTATGTACCGTGGGGGATAAGTAATTCTTCTCCGGAGACAAGCTCCGGCTTCCACATTGTTACGAATCCTTCTGTCTCTGACCCTTCGGCCTGGAGCCGGATTCATTCCGAGTCCTCTGTGCGGAAATTTGTGACCTTCAATACGAAAAAAAAGGGACCACTAAGCGATCCCCTTCTTCGGGCAGACATTGTATCCTGTTTGAACGCGGATGTGGAGACGCATGGACCACAGCAGCCAGAGCCTCATCCGGCAGCGCTGCAAATTGCCACGATTCCGCAATATTCCGGTGATGCCGAATCCATTGCCGCAAGGCTGAAGCGCCAGGGTTATGCCTGCACGGTACTGACCGTTTCCCCGGAGGAATTCAAAGGTCCGGTCCGCCTGCAAGCCGACCTGATTGTTTTCTCCCTGCTCCGTGATCAGGATGAACAGCTCCGGCTGTTCGACCTGTATCTGACGCTCGCGCAGCATATCGAGCCGCGTACCCGGGCCGATATTGAAGGCCGGCTGAGCCTCATTTCCCGCGAGCCGCATTTCCAGGCCAGAGCCGAGGGCTTCAAGATCATCGAAGACAGCCTGATCCACGATCATCAGCTGCATATCCTGTACGAAAAGCCCACCGAAACGGCTTACCTTCCCTCTGTGCGCGGTGTAACCTTCAACAGCCAGGGCTGGGTCGACCTGCGCCATCTATGGTTCCCGCCGGAGCTGTAA
- a CDS encoding Crp/Fnr family transcriptional regulator, translating into MNTILDLEAVRTLAGKNGLEEMFSTEVIERMELRRYGDGEAVCSVGDRLESMFILVQGKLKIHTLLPNGKSMLVRFARPMSVIGDVELLRQYPVKNEVESVGDSLLLVAGRKLLLKEMEENTALLRFLVGELSHKLYTLGQTSALNLLYPVENRFASYLMSMFADSVGGHRVEELRTASLTETADLLGTSYRHLNRIVRRFIEDGIIERRQGRLSVLDEAKLARLANGNLYE; encoded by the coding sequence ATGAACACAATATTGGATCTTGAGGCTGTCCGTACACTGGCCGGGAAGAACGGGCTGGAAGAGATGTTCAGCACTGAGGTCATTGAAAGAATGGAGCTGCGGCGGTACGGCGACGGGGAAGCGGTCTGCTCGGTCGGAGACCGGCTGGAGAGCATGTTCATCCTGGTCCAAGGGAAGCTCAAAATTCACACGCTGCTCCCCAACGGAAAATCGATGCTGGTGCGGTTTGCCAGACCGATGTCCGTGATTGGGGACGTGGAGCTACTGCGGCAGTATCCGGTTAAAAATGAGGTGGAGTCTGTTGGGGACAGCCTGCTGCTGGTGGCCGGCAGAAAGCTGCTGCTGAAAGAAATGGAAGAGAACACGGCGCTGCTGCGTTTTCTGGTAGGAGAGCTAAGCCACAAGCTGTATACGCTCGGCCAGACCTCCGCGCTGAATCTGCTCTACCCGGTGGAGAACCGGTTTGCCAGCTATCTGATGTCCATGTTCGCGGACAGCGTCGGCGGGCATCGTGTGGAGGAGCTCCGCACAGCAAGTCTTACGGAAACGGCGGATTTGCTCGGAACGAGCTACCGCCATTTGAACCGGATTGTGCGGCGGTTCATTGAGGATGGCATCATTGAACGCAGACAGGGCCGTTTGAGTGTGCTGGATGAAGCTAAGCTGGCCCGGCTTGCGAACGGGAATTTATATGAATAA